The [Clostridium] colinum genome includes the window ACACAACGAGCCATCATTGGAGATTGTGTAGCATGAAAACCTGATAATGCTCCACAAGCTATTGTAACAAATAAAAATGGAAATACATTTAATCCATCTGGATGTAAATTTGTAGCAAATGTTTGGCTATTAATTTCTATCATTGGGTCTGTACCTTTAAAATGATTAATAAACATACCACCACATAAAAATACAGCCATTAAAATAAGACATATCCCAAACACTGGATAAATTTTTCCTATAATTTTATCTACTGGTAAAACTGTTGCTAAAATATAATAAACTATTATTATACCAACTAATAAAGTTTTATCTAACCCTGTAAGGTTTGATAATAGCCCTGCTGGAGATATAACAAACACTGTTCCTACTAATATTAATAAGATAACTGAAAAAACACGCATAATATTTTTCATAGTTTCGCCTAAATATATACCTACTATTTCAGAAACAGATATCCCATTATGCTTCATAGATATTACACCAGACATAAAGTCGTGTACTGCACCAGCAAATATTGTACCAAATGTTATCCATAAAAATGCTATTGGTCCAAAACAAGCACCTAATATAGCTCCAAATATAGGCCCTGTACCAGCAATATTTAAAAACTGGATTAATAAAACTTTATGTAATGGCATTGGTATATAGTCTATACCATCTTCCATAATTGTAGCAGGTGTTGCTTGATTTTCATCTAAACCTGCTTGCTTGTATACATAACTACCGTATATGAAATATCCGCCAATTAATATAGCTAAACATACTAAAAAAGTAATCATATATTGCTCCTCCTTATAAAGACGTTAATATTTTATATTAACATTATATATAAAATTGTTATAAAATACAAGAAAAATTTACAAAATAAGACTTTTTATATATATTTTTTACAATATAATTAACTTTTAAGTAACTTTAAATAATATTTATAATAAAATTAATTTAAACATAAAATAAAAATATAAATTATATAAATACAAAATAATTATATACATATTTAATAAAATTGTTTATTTTTGTTATAAACTTATGTTATAATATTAAAGGTGATTATTTTGATAATAACAAAAATAGAAAAACAAAAAAATAATAACAAAAGATATTCTATATTTATAAATAACGAATTTGCTTTTGGAATAGATGAAATGGATTTACTATATTACAAACTAAAAGAGAATGAACCTTTAGACAAGGAAAAATATGAATATATTTTAAATAAACTTTTACTAAAAAGCGCAAAAGATAGAGCTTTAAAATATCTATCTTATAAAATGAGAACTAAACATCAGGTTATAAAAAAGTTACAACAAGAAG containing:
- a CDS encoding carbon starvation CstA family protein yields the protein MITFLVCLAILIGGYFIYGSYVYKQAGLDENQATPATIMEDGIDYIPMPLHKVLLIQFLNIAGTGPIFGAILGACFGPIAFLWITFGTIFAGAVHDFMSGVISMKHNGISVSEIVGIYLGETMKNIMRVFSVILLILVGTVFVISPAGLLSNLTGLDKTLLVGIIIVYYILATVLPVDKIIGKIYPVFGICLILMAVFLCGGMFINHFKGTDPMIEINSQTFATNLHPDGLNVFPFLFVTIACGALSGFHATQSPMMARCVKNNKETKAVFFGAMVVEGIVALIWCAVTISFLGSPEGVAQALNSYNGAAGVVNFLSKELLGTFGAILAVLGVVACPITSGDTAFRSARLTIADAFKINQKSISKRFLIAIPLFIVCIFLTTVNFDIIWRYFAWSNQTLATIFLWTVGVYLYKNNKNYFIAILPATLMSYVCISYIMQAKEGLKLPPNISNIVGIIFAICLFAFFMIRKSSIKKEDKA